Proteins encoded in a region of the Nonomuraea helvata genome:
- a CDS encoding NAD(P)/FAD-dependent oxidoreductase, which yields MQHRIIVLGAGYTGAIAAGRLAKRLRREDVTITLVNAEPDFVERVRMHQLATGQDLKPRPFSEMFAGTGIELRLAKVTGVDVDRKTVSVINANGAGSIAPGSGVEELAYDTLVYALGSGWNAQDVPGAAEHAYEIAGRPGALRLRERLARLDAGQSVLVVGGGLTGVEAATEIAEARPDLHIALAAAGGLGDWLSPKGREHLRKVFGKLGITVHEHAAVTGVEADRVTTADGKAIPAAVTVWTAGFAVHPIAQATTLEVTGTGQIVVDGTMRSVSHPDVYAVGDAAMVMGPGDKPLRMSCASGVPTAWQAADAIAARLTGGKLPNTSIRYFNQCISLGRNEGLIQYVTADDRAVQAVLTGRFAAVYKELICKGAAWSVANPMLGLPTRRRRVTREGAAAGTAVKEAA from the coding sequence ATGCAGCACCGCATCATCGTCCTCGGAGCCGGATACACCGGAGCCATCGCCGCCGGCCGCCTCGCCAAGCGGCTCCGCCGCGAGGACGTCACCATCACCCTCGTCAACGCCGAACCCGACTTCGTCGAACGCGTCCGCATGCACCAGTTGGCGACCGGCCAGGACCTCAAGCCCCGGCCGTTCAGCGAGATGTTCGCGGGCACCGGCATCGAACTGAGGCTCGCCAAGGTCACCGGCGTCGACGTCGACCGCAAAACCGTCTCCGTCATCAACGCGAACGGCGCCGGTTCGATCGCGCCCGGGTCCGGTGTGGAAGAACTCGCCTACGACACGCTCGTCTACGCCCTCGGCAGCGGCTGGAACGCCCAGGACGTCCCCGGCGCCGCCGAGCACGCCTATGAGATCGCCGGCCGCCCAGGAGCACTCCGGCTGCGCGAGCGCCTGGCCCGCCTCGACGCCGGGCAGAGCGTGCTGGTCGTCGGCGGCGGCCTCACCGGCGTGGAGGCCGCGACCGAGATCGCCGAGGCCCGCCCGGACCTCCACATCGCTCTCGCCGCCGCGGGCGGCCTCGGCGACTGGCTCTCGCCCAAGGGCCGCGAGCACCTGCGGAAGGTGTTCGGCAAGCTCGGGATCACCGTGCACGAGCACGCCGCCGTCACCGGCGTCGAAGCCGACCGCGTCACCACCGCCGACGGCAAGGCCATCCCGGCCGCGGTCACCGTGTGGACCGCCGGCTTCGCGGTCCACCCGATCGCGCAGGCGACCACCCTGGAGGTCACCGGCACCGGCCAGATCGTGGTCGACGGGACCATGCGCTCGGTCTCGCACCCGGACGTGTACGCCGTCGGCGACGCGGCCATGGTGATGGGCCCAGGCGACAAGCCGCTGCGGATGTCGTGCGCCTCGGGAGTGCCGACCGCGTGGCAGGCCGCCGACGCGATCGCGGCGCGCCTGACCGGCGGGAAGCTCCCGAACACGTCGATCCGCTACTTCAACCAGTGCATCTCGCTGGGCCGCAATGAGGGCTTGATCCAGTACGTCACCGCCGACGACCGCGCCGTGCAGGCGGTCCTGACCGGACGGTTCGCCGCCGTCTACAAGGAGCTGATCTGCAAGGGCGCCGCCTGGAGCGTCGCCAACCCGATGCTCGGGCTGCCGACCCGCCGCCGCCGCGTCACGCGGGAGGGCGCCGCGGCGGGCACGGCCGTCAAGGAGGCGGCATAG
- a CDS encoding RNA polymerase sigma-70 factor produces the protein MPLTANDVDRFEASRPRLEAIAYRLLGSAAEAEDAVQETFLRWQSTDVDRIEVPEAWLTKVLTNLCLNELTSARARRETYVGRWLPEPLLAGDPMLGPADTAEQRESVSYAVLTLMERLAPNERAVYVLREAFDYPHREIAEILDISEAASQQIFHRAKKHVADGKVRTEIDEAAARRIVEEFLAAATSGQTEPLVRLLTKDAIAIGDGGGKVPARAKAFEGAVAVAKFLRGLLKPGEAKRTMFGGPPELYAWIANGEPAVVAVVNGRVIGVMCLEVTAEGIATFHSQVNPDKLDRATARWAAADHGEPLFNAF, from the coding sequence ATGCCGTTGACCGCGAACGACGTCGACCGGTTCGAGGCGTCCAGGCCGCGCCTGGAGGCCATCGCCTACCGCCTCCTCGGCTCCGCCGCGGAGGCCGAGGACGCCGTGCAGGAGACGTTCCTGCGCTGGCAGTCCACCGACGTCGACCGCATCGAGGTCCCCGAGGCCTGGCTGACGAAGGTCCTCACCAACCTCTGCCTCAACGAGCTCACCTCCGCGCGGGCGCGCCGCGAGACCTACGTGGGCCGATGGCTTCCCGAGCCGCTGCTCGCCGGGGACCCGATGCTCGGCCCGGCCGACACCGCCGAGCAGCGCGAATCGGTCTCGTACGCGGTCCTCACCCTCATGGAGCGCCTCGCCCCCAACGAGCGGGCGGTGTACGTGCTGCGGGAGGCCTTCGACTACCCGCACCGGGAGATCGCCGAGATCCTCGACATCAGCGAGGCCGCCAGCCAGCAGATCTTCCACCGCGCCAAGAAGCACGTCGCGGACGGCAAGGTCCGCACCGAGATCGACGAGGCCGCCGCCCGGCGGATCGTCGAGGAGTTCCTGGCGGCCGCCACCAGCGGCCAGACCGAGCCGCTCGTACGCCTGCTCACCAAGGACGCCATCGCCATCGGCGACGGCGGCGGAAAGGTCCCGGCCCGCGCCAAGGCGTTCGAGGGCGCTGTCGCGGTCGCGAAGTTCCTGCGGGGGCTGCTCAAACCCGGCGAGGCCAAGCGCACCATGTTCGGCGGCCCGCCCGAGCTCTACGCCTGGATCGCCAACGGCGAACCCGCCGTCGTGGCCGTCGTGAACGGCCGGGTCATCGGCGTCATGTGCCTGGAGGTCACCGCCGAGGGCATCGCCACATTCCACAGCCAGGTCAACCCCGACAAGCTCGACCGCGCGACCGCGCGCTGGGCGGCCGCCGACCACGGGGAGCCCCTGTTCAACGCGTTCTGA
- a CDS encoding BTAD domain-containing putative transcriptional regulator: protein MRVYRRRAGLTQQQLSRRAGVSVRAVRDIEQGRVRHPRSESARRLAAAVGLAWGEAATRAEEAPAVPGGLSVDDGSAADGRLSVEVLGPLAIRHGSRTVTGPLMQRSLLGLLALQPGQLVGVDEIIDTLWGEDPPPTCRNLVRSYVARLRALLRPARAGVAPAQVLVSAGGSGGYVFTVGHGELDLLRFDALTAQAHQVRDTDPRAALDLLAQALGCWRGAVLADLPRMRQHPAATAVTQRRVAAALEFADLALGLGAHRQAAERLRALVAVEPLHEGLHARLMLALAGSGEQAAALELFTRFRGLLVRELGVEPGAELRDAQARVLQGDLPRIRPPDRTTASGTTAASMATADTAASGSGVAAPGMTAASVNGRWRPAQLPADVLGFTGRAELLERLDALLEAGESDDAGTTLVLTAIAGAAGVGKTALATHWAHRVAALFPDGQLYINLQGYAQSPPLSSLQALGGLLRAFGVAPEQIPTETEQAAALYRSLLAGKRVLVVLDNTRDAEQVRPLLPGSPGCVVVITSRDRLTGLVATHGAHCVTLDLFTPEEAVALLGRLLGAERVAAEPAAAHELARLCGFLPLALRIAAANLTSRPEKSIAAYLAELEAGDRLGGLAVAGDPQAAVRIAFDHSYDRLPPASRRLFRLLGLVPGPQVSVPGAAALAGVAVEVAGRLLDELADAHLVEPRGHGRYGLHDLLGLYACRRAQQHDGQAQCEAALERLLNWYLHSIDAAAELLYPEEVRLPPLPSAAATSSPTAFIDHSQAAAWLEVELANLVAATRYAADHGPHPAAWRLADALRGYFWQRRPMVEWLLVAQAGLDAATVAGDVRAQALGHLSLGQANRAASRSQPARRHITTALTLARQAGWTDGQAAALFCQANVAMMAGDLHQSADNLAQAVKLYRQSGWLGGEAECLFDLGLTERILGRLHEAAQHHTRALALYRRLDSHIGVTSTLGALGEIDHDLGRLETARRRLTGAMRLYQELGLRFGHGYFLRCLAALDRDAGRTKEALAQAQDALRLAGEIRDRFSEARVRIVLAGIHLRLGSAQDAGDHYRQALELAQQIPSPVFEADAQLGLADVFLTLDQPHQALQRAHRALATAAVADMRILEGHAHTTLAAAYDRLGRHHQALTHARQALKLHRQTGHRLGVARALQVLGCVLRDAGAPERAERCWQEALELFTDIGSPGADEVRPLLADLTGVDHSHPRAALSQH, encoded by the coding sequence CTGCGCGTCTACCGGCGCCGCGCGGGACTGACCCAGCAGCAGCTCAGTCGGCGGGCCGGAGTGAGCGTGCGTGCGGTGCGGGACATCGAGCAGGGGCGCGTGCGGCATCCCCGGTCGGAGTCGGCGCGGCGGCTGGCGGCCGCGGTCGGCCTGGCCTGGGGCGAGGCGGCGACCCGCGCCGAAGAGGCACCCGCCGTTCCCGGCGGACTGTCGGTGGATGACGGCTCTGCGGCTGACGGACGATTGAGCGTCGAGGTGCTGGGGCCGCTGGCGATACGCCACGGCTCCCGTACGGTGACCGGGCCGCTCATGCAGCGCAGCCTGCTCGGGCTGCTGGCTCTCCAGCCCGGCCAGCTGGTGGGGGTCGACGAGATCATCGACACGCTCTGGGGTGAAGACCCGCCACCGACCTGCCGCAACCTGGTCCGTTCCTATGTCGCGCGGCTGCGCGCGCTGCTGCGGCCGGCCCGAGCCGGGGTCGCGCCCGCCCAGGTGCTGGTCAGCGCCGGCGGGAGCGGAGGGTACGTGTTCACCGTCGGCCACGGCGAGCTGGACCTGCTGCGCTTCGACGCCCTGACGGCCCAGGCGCACCAGGTGCGGGACACCGACCCCCGAGCGGCTCTGGACCTGCTGGCCCAAGCGCTTGGGTGCTGGCGCGGCGCGGTGCTGGCCGACCTGCCCCGGATGCGGCAGCACCCGGCCGCGACGGCGGTCACCCAGCGGCGGGTTGCGGCGGCCCTGGAGTTCGCCGACCTGGCCCTCGGGCTGGGTGCGCACCGGCAGGCCGCCGAACGGTTACGCGCGCTGGTGGCGGTGGAGCCGCTGCACGAGGGGCTGCACGCACGGTTGATGCTGGCATTGGCCGGTTCCGGCGAGCAGGCGGCGGCGCTGGAGCTGTTCACCCGGTTCCGCGGCCTGCTGGTGCGGGAGCTCGGGGTGGAGCCCGGCGCGGAGCTGCGGGACGCGCAGGCGCGGGTGCTTCAGGGCGACCTCCCCCGTATCCGGCCGCCAGACCGTACGACCGCCTCAGGCACGACCGCCGCGAGCATGGCCACCGCGGACACGGCCGCCTCAGGCTCCGGCGTGGCCGCCCCAGGCATGACCGCCGCGAGCGTGAACGGTCGGTGGCGGCCGGCGCAGCTCCCGGCGGACGTGCTCGGATTCACCGGCCGCGCCGAGCTTCTGGAGCGACTGGACGCGCTCCTGGAGGCGGGTGAAAGCGACGATGCGGGGACGACCCTGGTGCTGACCGCGATCGCGGGAGCCGCCGGGGTGGGCAAGACCGCGCTGGCGACCCACTGGGCCCACCGCGTGGCAGCGCTGTTCCCCGACGGCCAGTTGTACATCAACCTCCAGGGATACGCGCAGAGCCCGCCGCTCTCTTCGCTGCAGGCGCTGGGTGGGCTGCTGCGGGCGTTCGGGGTCGCACCCGAGCAGATCCCCACCGAGACCGAGCAGGCCGCCGCACTGTACCGGTCGCTGCTGGCGGGCAAGCGGGTGCTGGTGGTGCTGGACAACACCCGTGATGCCGAGCAGGTCCGCCCGCTGCTGCCCGGCAGCCCCGGGTGCGTGGTGGTGATCACGAGCCGGGATCGGCTCACCGGGCTGGTCGCCACCCACGGCGCCCACTGCGTGACTCTGGATCTGTTCACCCCGGAGGAGGCGGTGGCGCTCCTCGGCCGGCTGCTGGGTGCCGAGCGAGTGGCCGCCGAGCCGGCAGCGGCTCACGAGCTGGCCAGGCTGTGCGGCTTCTTGCCGCTGGCACTGCGGATCGCCGCGGCCAACCTCACCAGCCGCCCCGAGAAGTCGATCGCGGCGTACCTGGCGGAGCTGGAGGCCGGGGACCGGCTGGGCGGGCTGGCCGTGGCCGGCGACCCGCAGGCCGCGGTGCGGATCGCCTTCGACCACTCCTACGACCGCCTGCCCCCGGCCAGCCGGCGGTTGTTCCGGCTGCTGGGGCTGGTGCCGGGGCCGCAGGTGAGCGTGCCGGGGGCCGCGGCGCTGGCGGGGGTCGCGGTGGAGGTCGCGGGCCGACTGCTCGACGAACTGGCGGACGCCCATCTGGTCGAACCCCGCGGCCATGGCCGGTACGGCCTGCACGACCTACTGGGGCTGTACGCGTGCCGGCGCGCTCAGCAGCACGACGGCCAGGCGCAATGCGAAGCAGCCCTGGAGCGGCTGCTGAACTGGTACCTGCACAGCATCGACGCCGCCGCCGAGCTGCTGTACCCCGAGGAGGTGCGCCTGCCGCCCCTCCCGTCAGCGGCCGCTACCTCCTCGCCGACGGCGTTCATCGACCATTCCCAGGCGGCGGCGTGGCTGGAGGTCGAGCTGGCCAACCTGGTGGCCGCCACCCGGTACGCCGCCGACCACGGCCCCCACCCGGCCGCCTGGCGGCTGGCCGACGCACTGCGTGGCTACTTCTGGCAGCGGCGTCCCATGGTGGAGTGGCTGCTGGTCGCGCAGGCCGGGCTGGACGCCGCCACCGTCGCCGGAGATGTACGCGCCCAGGCCCTCGGCCACCTCAGCCTCGGCCAGGCCAACCGGGCTGCCAGCCGCTCCCAGCCGGCCCGCCGGCACATCACCACCGCGCTCACCCTGGCCCGCCAGGCCGGCTGGACCGACGGCCAGGCCGCCGCCCTGTTCTGCCAGGCGAACGTGGCCATGATGGCGGGCGACCTCCATCAGTCCGCCGACAATCTGGCCCAGGCGGTGAAGTTGTACCGCCAGAGCGGCTGGCTGGGCGGGGAGGCCGAGTGCCTGTTCGACCTCGGCCTGACGGAGCGGATCCTGGGCCGGCTGCACGAGGCCGCCCAGCACCATACCCGGGCGCTCGCACTGTACCGGCGGCTCGATTCACACATCGGGGTGACGAGCACGCTGGGCGCCCTGGGCGAGATCGACCACGACCTGGGCCGGCTGGAGACCGCCCGCCGGCGCCTCACCGGCGCCATGCGGCTCTACCAGGAACTCGGCCTCCGGTTCGGCCACGGCTACTTCCTGCGCTGCCTTGCCGCGCTGGACCGCGACGCCGGCCGCACGAAGGAGGCGCTGGCCCAGGCGCAGGACGCGCTGCGGCTGGCCGGCGAGATCCGCGACCGATTCAGCGAGGCCAGGGTCCGGATCGTGCTGGCCGGCATCCACCTGCGGCTCGGCAGCGCCCAGGACGCCGGTGACCACTACCGGCAGGCACTCGAGCTGGCGCAGCAGATCCCCAGCCCCGTGTTCGAGGCCGACGCGCAGCTGGGGCTGGCCGACGTCTTCCTCACCCTCGACCAGCCCCACCAGGCCCTCCAGCGCGCCCACCGCGCGCTGGCCACCGCCGCCGTGGCAGACATGCGCATCCTGGAGGGCCACGCCCACACCACGCTGGCCGCCGCTTACGACCGGCTCGGCCGCCATCACCAAGCGCTCACGCACGCCCGACAGGCCCTGAAGCTGCACCGCCAGACCGGCCACCGCCTCGGGGTCGCCCGCGCCCTGCAGGTGCTGGGCTGTGTGCTCCGCGACGCCGGCGCTCCCGAGAGAGCCGAACGCTGCTGGCAGGAAGCCCTGGAGCTGTTCACCGACATCGGCAGCCCGGGGGCGGACGAGGTCCGCCCCCTGCTCGCTGACCTCACGGGCGTCGACCACTCGCACCCACGGGCCGCGCTGTCCCAGCACTGA
- a CDS encoding helix-turn-helix domain-containing protein, translated as MKADEEPLMGTLLRTWREQALLTQDELAQRAQLNVRTIRRLEHGASHRPRTNSLSALAKALNLDAAERTQLIAAASRIPTRPEPRGPVTAGDAPPRPTIVRRQHPSGSTRSAGRCMEFCPRARDGSTAGTRILVLAVLEVERVEAGTRQPVELPDLAPQVDDVSAGTARPVGASGRRP; from the coding sequence ATGAAGGCCGACGAAGAACCGCTCATGGGAACGCTGCTACGAACCTGGCGCGAACAAGCCCTGCTGACCCAGGACGAGCTGGCCCAGCGGGCCCAGTTGAACGTCCGTACCATCCGCCGCCTGGAACACGGAGCATCCCATCGCCCACGAACCAACTCCCTGTCCGCGCTGGCGAAGGCGCTGAACCTGGACGCCGCGGAACGTACGCAACTGATCGCGGCCGCGAGCAGAATCCCCACCCGTCCAGAACCTCGCGGACCCGTAACCGCCGGGGACGCGCCGCCGCGCCCGACGATCGTACGGCGGCAGCACCCGTCCGGCTCGACGCGTTCTGCCGGCCGGTGCATGGAGTTCTGCCCTCGCGCGAGGGACGGATCGACTGCTGGGACGCGCATCCTGGTGCTGGCCGTCCTGGAAGTCGAGCGCGTGGAAGCAGGTACCCGTCAGCCGGTGGAGCTGCCGGACCTCGCTCCACAGGTGGATGATGTCAGTGCTGGGACAGCGCGGCCCGTGGGTGCGAGTGGTCGACGCCCGTGA
- a CDS encoding helix-hairpin-helix domain-containing protein, translated as MDTSVMKTNGRKPSDLTELVNVGRSVSGYFGRIGITEIAQLVGRDPLDLYERMSAAFGERLDPCLLDTVMSAVDQAEGRPARPWWHYTPQRKQLLDQRGGVSPQREPAYGSDGRTRGRRVSG; from the coding sequence ATGGACACAAGCGTTATGAAGACGAACGGCCGGAAGCCCAGTGACCTCACTGAGCTGGTCAACGTCGGCCGGTCCGTGTCCGGATACTTCGGGCGCATCGGCATCACCGAGATCGCGCAGCTGGTGGGCCGGGACCCGCTCGACCTGTACGAGCGCATGTCCGCCGCCTTCGGCGAACGGCTCGACCCCTGTCTGCTCGACACCGTCATGTCCGCCGTGGACCAGGCGGAAGGGCGGCCCGCCCGCCCGTGGTGGCACTACACCCCTCAGCGCAAACAGCTGCTGGACCAGCGGGGTGGGGTTTCCCCGCAACGAGAACCCGCGTACGGCTCAGACGGCCGTACGCGGGGGCGTCGGGTTAGCGGTTGA